A region of Massilia sp. WG5 DNA encodes the following proteins:
- a CDS encoding transposase, which translates to MMLAASLHSVHEGERQMLFQHLDRLSDKDVLLMDRGYPSRWLVSALNAHGIGFCMRVEKAGNAGFACVRDFLRSSEDERIVALAAPDRRDAIDYECPATAQTVRLIRHVSSTGKVRVLMTNLLDRDEFPRAEFGDLYHQRWRIEEAFKRLKHRLNLEHVSGLSQQAAMHDFAAKIVCDNLQSLASESALRAASLAPTRRINRAAAHSILKPLLPALLLGTNIGARLLQALQLIASRTYSHRPGIVKSRPRLMRPKPHKSMTQKPC; encoded by the coding sequence ATGATGCTCGCCGCGTCCCTGCACAGCGTCCACGAAGGCGAGCGCCAGATGCTGTTCCAGCACCTCGACCGCCTGTCCGACAAGGACGTCCTGCTGATGGATCGCGGCTATCCATCACGCTGGCTGGTGTCCGCGCTCAACGCCCACGGCATCGGTTTCTGCATGCGCGTCGAGAAGGCCGGCAACGCCGGCTTCGCATGCGTGCGCGACTTCCTGCGATCAAGCGAGGACGAGCGGATCGTCGCGCTGGCGGCGCCGGACCGGCGCGACGCCATCGACTACGAATGTCCGGCAACGGCGCAAACGGTGCGCCTGATCCGGCATGTCTCCAGCACCGGCAAGGTACGCGTGCTGATGACCAATTTGCTCGACCGGGACGAATTCCCGCGCGCCGAATTCGGCGATCTCTACCATCAACGCTGGCGTATCGAAGAAGCCTTCAAACGCCTCAAGCATCGCCTCAACCTCGAGCACGTCTCCGGCCTGTCGCAGCAGGCCGCGATGCACGATTTCGCGGCGAAAATCGTCTGCGACAACCTGCAGTCCCTGGCCTCGGAATCGGCCCTGCGCGCAGCGTCGCTGGCGCCGACACGGCGCATCAACCGTGCCGCCGCGCACTCGATCCTGAAACCATTGCTGCCCGCGCTGCTGCTCGGCACCAACATCGGAGCACGACTGCTCCAGGCCCTACAATTGATCGCCAGCCGGACCTATTCGCATCGCCCAGGAATCGTGAAATCCAGGCCCAGGCTCATGCGACCAAAGCCGCACAAATCGATGACTCAGAAACCATGCTGA
- a CDS encoding N-acetyltransferase family protein — MTGLRPLPNEGSIALHERLGFRKAAHFSEVGMKFRCWIDVGYWELRLSK; from the coding sequence ATGACCGGCCTTAGACCTTTACCGAACGAAGGCAGCATCGCGCTGCACGAAAGGCTGGGATTCCGCAAGGCCGCCCATTTCTCGGAGGTCGGCATGAAGTTCAGGTGCTGGATCGACGTGGGCTACTGGGAGCTCAGGCTCAGCAAGTAA
- a CDS encoding helix-turn-helix transcriptional regulator: MRDTDIDADDLARMCKALAHPARIQLLRHLIDYGECYFGKLTDVLPLAPSTISQHVSILKEAGLIEGSSDVQRICYCVNQERLQQLKLVIGEL, encoded by the coding sequence GTGCGTGATACCGACATCGATGCCGATGACCTGGCACGCATGTGCAAGGCACTCGCGCATCCTGCACGTATCCAGCTGCTCCGCCACCTGATCGATTATGGCGAATGCTACTTCGGGAAGCTGACGGATGTATTGCCCCTGGCGCCGTCGACGATTTCCCAGCATGTCTCAATCTTGAAGGAAGCAGGGTTGATTGAGGGCTCGTCGGATGTGCAGCGGATCTGCTACTGTGTCAATCAGGAGCGGCTGCAGCAACTGAAGCTTGTGATCGGAGAGCTGTAG
- a CDS encoding MFS transporter, with translation MQQPSKTIGILAVTQILSWGSLYYAFTIVAPDIERDLALAPELVFGAFSWALLVAGLASTPTGILLDRYGGRYVMATGSLLCTLGLVWLSRCTSVASYYVAWTLIGVAMALTLYEAAFATINRKLEIGSRKAISTLTLFGGFASTVFWPLSAKLHTMLGWRDTYLLYGLIQLLICVPLHLWLGTDPARSKLRDPVGAPRSHTLAEALRHQAFWMLALAFSANAFIFSAMSVHLIPLLGHLGASATLAVMLATLIGPMQVAGRIGEMTLGRNTPPQTVGKLTFSMLPAALLVLVLFGSQAWAAASFCVLYGLSNGILTIVRGSVPQALFGRENYGAISGAIAGPSLLSKAAGPLAAAAILRYDSGPLILLFVLLAMSVASLAFYLRAVATEPPGQYVEAFDKGIS, from the coding sequence GTGCAACAGCCATCGAAGACCATTGGCATCCTCGCCGTCACCCAGATCCTGTCCTGGGGATCGCTTTACTATGCCTTCACCATAGTGGCCCCCGATATCGAGCGTGATCTGGCGCTCGCGCCGGAACTGGTGTTCGGCGCCTTTTCATGGGCCTTGCTCGTTGCAGGATTGGCTTCTACGCCAACGGGCATCCTGCTGGACCGCTACGGCGGGCGCTACGTGATGGCGACAGGTTCGTTGCTGTGTACTCTTGGGCTGGTTTGGCTCAGCCGCTGCACCAGTGTCGCGTCCTACTATGTCGCCTGGACGCTCATCGGCGTCGCGATGGCACTCACGCTGTACGAGGCCGCTTTCGCAACGATCAACCGCAAGCTCGAGATTGGCTCCAGAAAAGCGATTTCGACCTTGACGCTGTTCGGCGGTTTTGCCAGCACGGTGTTCTGGCCATTAAGCGCCAAACTGCATACGATGCTCGGCTGGCGCGACACCTACCTTTTGTACGGGCTCATACAGCTTCTGATCTGTGTGCCGCTTCATCTCTGGCTAGGCACCGATCCGGCCCGCAGCAAGTTGAGGGATCCAGTCGGTGCGCCCCGGAGCCACACCCTGGCGGAAGCTTTGCGGCACCAAGCGTTCTGGATGCTGGCACTGGCATTCTCGGCCAATGCATTCATTTTCTCGGCCATGTCGGTCCACCTGATCCCACTGCTCGGCCACTTGGGCGCATCTGCGACGCTGGCGGTCATGCTGGCCACGTTGATCGGCCCAATGCAGGTTGCGGGGCGTATTGGAGAGATGACGCTCGGGCGGAATACGCCGCCGCAAACGGTCGGCAAGCTGACGTTTTCCATGCTCCCGGCAGCCCTGCTCGTCCTCGTGCTGTTTGGTTCGCAGGCCTGGGCGGCGGCCTCTTTCTGCGTGCTTTACGGCTTGAGCAACGGCATCCTGACCATCGTGCGTGGTTCGGTCCCTCAGGCGCTGTTCGGCCGCGAGAACTACGGCGCAATCTCCGGCGCGATCGCAGGTCCGTCGCTCCTCTCGAAGGCGGCTGGGCCGCTCGCTGCGGCAGCAATCCTGCGTTACGACAGCGGTCCTTTGATACTGCTGTTCGTGCTGCTAGCCATGTCTGTGGCTTCGCTTGCCTTCTACCTTCGAGCGGTGGCCACTGAACCACCGGGGCAGTACGTCGAAGCTTTTGACAAAGGTATCTCCTGA
- a CDS encoding FAD-dependent oxidoreductase: protein MNSKEEQQLPVAVLGAGPVGLAAAAHLIERGLTPLILEAGSEVGANLATYRHVRLFSPWQYNVDKAARRLLQQHGWTAPPDDGLPTAGELLDAYLAPLAATPAIAAKLLLGQRVIAVTRVGFDKVKTKRREAAPFLIRTETADGTRQYLASAVIDATGTWSHQNPLGADGIPALGEAALAARIDYGMPDVLGSARERFAGRRVLVVGAGHSAAGSLLALAQLAEETPKTSIVWATRGSNLTRVFGGGEADGLQARGQLGLRLKALRDSGGLELCQNFRIEQLEEVDGRIRVTGEPVGGAAPMIDAIDRIVCTAGARPDLALTRELRVRHDPWLESTDALAPLIDPNEHSCGTVRPHGHNELAHPEPGYYAVGAMSYGRAPNFLMATGYEQVRSVVAALVGDMAAADDVQLDLPETGVCNTRLAYDDAASEPVVSCCGVPAAQAASCCVPAQSPSDACGCSAAAKTSCCA from the coding sequence ATGAATAGTAAGGAAGAACAACAACTGCCGGTGGCGGTGCTCGGAGCCGGTCCCGTAGGCCTGGCGGCGGCTGCGCACCTGATCGAGCGAGGCCTGACGCCGCTCATTCTGGAAGCTGGCTCCGAGGTAGGCGCCAACCTGGCCACCTACCGCCACGTGCGCCTGTTCTCGCCCTGGCAATACAACGTCGACAAGGCGGCCCGCCGCCTCCTGCAGCAGCACGGTTGGACTGCGCCGCCGGACGACGGGCTGCCGACCGCCGGCGAACTACTTGACGCTTACCTCGCTCCGCTCGCAGCGACGCCTGCAATTGCGGCCAAGCTGCTGCTGGGGCAGCGCGTCATTGCCGTCACACGCGTCGGCTTCGACAAGGTCAAGACCAAGCGCCGTGAGGCCGCACCCTTCTTGATCCGCACAGAAACGGCGGACGGGACACGGCAGTACCTGGCCAGTGCCGTGATCGACGCTACCGGCACCTGGTCGCACCAGAATCCCCTGGGTGCCGATGGCATCCCCGCGTTAGGTGAGGCGGCACTGGCAGCGCGGATTGACTACGGCATGCCTGACGTCCTTGGAAGCGCGCGCGAACGCTTCGCGGGCCGGCGAGTGCTGGTCGTGGGGGCAGGGCACTCCGCAGCTGGAAGTCTGCTCGCGCTCGCGCAACTAGCCGAGGAAACTCCGAAAACCAGCATCGTGTGGGCAACCCGCGGCAGCAACCTGACCCGGGTGTTCGGCGGCGGCGAAGCCGATGGCTTGCAGGCACGCGGCCAGCTCGGGCTGCGCTTGAAGGCCCTGCGTGACTCCGGTGGACTAGAATTGTGCCAGAACTTCCGGATCGAACAGCTGGAAGAAGTCGACGGCCGTATTCGCGTGACCGGAGAGCCGGTCGGCGGAGCCGCGCCGATGATCGACGCGATCGACCGCATTGTCTGCACGGCCGGGGCGCGACCCGACCTCGCGCTGACCCGCGAACTGCGCGTGCGCCATGACCCGTGGCTCGAGAGCACCGATGCGCTGGCGCCCCTGATCGATCCGAACGAGCACAGCTGCGGCACCGTTCGTCCGCACGGACACAACGAGCTAGCCCACCCGGAACCCGGCTACTACGCCGTCGGTGCGATGAGCTATGGCCGCGCCCCTAATTTCTTGATGGCGACAGGGTACGAGCAGGTGCGGTCCGTGGTCGCAGCTCTTGTTGGCGATATGGCCGCGGCCGACGACGTGCAGCTCGACCTGCCGGAAACGGGCGTGTGCAATACGCGGCTGGCTTACGACGATGCTGCATCCGAGCCGGTGGTTTCCTGTTGCGGAGTCCCGGCGGCGCAGGCCGCGAGCTGCTGCGTTCCAGCACAGTCTCCGTCCGACGCTTGCGGCTGCAGTGCGGCGGCCAAGACGAGCTGCTGCGCCTGA
- a CDS encoding arsenate reductase ArsC — translation MTDNRVFNVLFLCTGNSSRSIIAEAILNATSAGRFRAYSAGSHPGSSVHPFAIEQIERLGFPVEGLRSKSWNEYAVADAPHMDFVITVCDKAAGEACPRWPGHPITAHWSFEDPAAFVGSDQEHRQVFARTCREIKNRLDIFSMLPFATLSRLAIQNELTAIGRSDVPLL, via the coding sequence ATGACTGACAACAGGGTTTTCAACGTACTATTTCTTTGCACCGGCAACTCCTCGCGCAGCATTATTGCCGAGGCCATTCTCAACGCCACCAGCGCTGGCCGGTTTCGCGCCTACAGCGCAGGAAGCCATCCTGGCAGCTCGGTGCATCCCTTTGCGATCGAACAGATTGAACGGCTCGGCTTCCCCGTCGAGGGCCTGCGCAGCAAAAGCTGGAATGAGTACGCAGTTGCCGATGCTCCGCACATGGACTTCGTGATCACGGTATGCGACAAGGCCGCTGGCGAGGCGTGTCCCCGCTGGCCAGGGCACCCGATCACGGCGCATTGGAGCTTCGAAGATCCAGCAGCATTCGTGGGGAGCGACCAGGAGCATCGCCAAGTCTTTGCCCGCACATGCCGCGAGATCAAGAATCGCCTCGACATCTTTTCGATGCTTCCATTTGCGACCCTGTCGCGCCTGGCGATCCAGAACGAACTGACCGCCATCGGTCGCTCGGACGTCCCGCTCTTGTGA
- a CDS encoding helix-turn-helix transcriptional regulator, translating into MDTKPALAALAALAQESRLATFRLLVQAGPAGLSATKIAEALGTPPSSLSFHLKELTHANLVIPRQEGRFIIYAANFDTMNQLLGFLTENCCGGNPCSPTNGLGCEPIASSQTS; encoded by the coding sequence ATGGATACGAAACCCGCACTTGCCGCGCTTGCCGCCCTCGCCCAGGAATCAAGGCTGGCAACCTTCCGCTTGCTTGTGCAGGCCGGCCCTGCAGGACTTTCAGCAACGAAGATTGCCGAAGCACTCGGCACGCCTCCCTCATCGCTTTCCTTTCATCTGAAAGAACTTACCCACGCCAATCTGGTGATTCCGCGCCAGGAAGGCCGTTTCATCATTTACGCAGCGAACTTCGACACGATGAATCAGTTGCTGGGCTTCCTTACCGAGAACTGCTGTGGCGGCAATCCTTGTTCGCCAACGAATGGCTTGGGATGTGAGCCCATCGCTTCCAGCCAGACAAGCTAA
- a CDS encoding arsenate reductase ArsC, which yields MNVLFLCTGNSCRSLISEAVFNHLAPAGWHAISAGSQPTGKLNDKALALLASKGISTEGYYSKSWDKLPVTPDLVVTVCASAAGETCPAYLGPVLRTHWGVEDPSHVVGTEEEIDAAFEKAYAILRARIEAFLALPLEELKSDRAKFKTELDRIGHIGA from the coding sequence GTGAACGTACTTTTTCTTTGCACCGGCAATTCGTGCCGCTCGCTCATCAGTGAAGCCGTCTTCAATCATCTGGCGCCCGCCGGCTGGCACGCCATCAGCGCAGGCAGCCAACCGACCGGCAAGTTGAACGACAAGGCGCTCGCCCTGCTCGCCAGCAAAGGCATCTCCACGGAGGGCTATTACAGCAAGTCCTGGGATAAGCTTCCCGTCACTCCTGACCTCGTGGTAACGGTGTGCGCCAGCGCCGCCGGCGAAACCTGCCCGGCCTACCTCGGCCCCGTGCTTCGTACGCATTGGGGTGTCGAAGACCCGAGCCACGTCGTTGGCACCGAAGAGGAAATCGACGCCGCCTTCGAAAAGGCCTACGCGATCCTCCGCGCGCGTATCGAAGCCTTCCTCGCCCTGCCGCTCGAGGAGTTGAAATCCGACCGCGCGAAGTTCAAGACCGAACTCGACCGCATCGGCCATATCGGCGCCTGA
- a CDS encoding arsenic transporter, with protein sequence MLIAFLIFLITLTFVIWQPRGLGIGWSAAAGAAVALLAGVIHVSDIPTVWHIVWNATGAFVAVIIISLLLDKAGFFEWAALHVARWGGGSGRRLFVLLVLLGAAVAALFANDGAALILTPIVIAMLVALRFSPKATLAFVMAAGFIADTASLPLVVSNLVNIVSADYFNIGFARYAAVMVPVNLVSVAATLAALVWFFRKDIPADYDLAQLKRPEEAIHDRATFVTGWWVLGMLLVGFFWLDEAGIPISAVAAVGAVLLLAVAARGHRISTREVLRGAPWQVVVFSLGMYLVVYGLRNAGLTDYLTALLNRCAEHGVWGAALGTGFITAILSSIMNNMPTVLVGALAIDATTAQGVVREAMVYANVIGADLGPKITPIGSLATLLWLHVLSAKNIQISWGYYFRIGILLTLPILLVTLSALALRLS encoded by the coding sequence GTGCTGATCGCATTTCTCATTTTCCTAATAACCCTCACCTTCGTCATCTGGCAGCCTCGCGGCCTCGGTATTGGCTGGAGCGCCGCCGCGGGCGCAGCCGTGGCCCTGCTCGCGGGCGTCATCCACGTCAGCGACATCCCGACCGTCTGGCATATCGTCTGGAATGCCACCGGTGCGTTCGTGGCCGTCATCATCATCAGCCTCCTGCTCGACAAGGCAGGCTTCTTCGAGTGGGCTGCGCTGCACGTGGCGCGTTGGGGCGGCGGCAGCGGCCGGCGCCTGTTTGTGCTTCTTGTCTTGCTGGGCGCGGCCGTGGCCGCGCTGTTCGCCAACGATGGCGCGGCGCTGATCCTGACGCCCATCGTCATCGCCATGCTGGTCGCCTTGCGGTTTTCGCCGAAAGCCACGCTGGCCTTCGTAATGGCGGCCGGTTTCATCGCCGACACTGCCAGCCTGCCGCTGGTCGTGTCGAACCTCGTGAATATCGTCTCGGCCGACTATTTCAATATCGGCTTTGCGCGCTATGCCGCAGTGATGGTGCCAGTCAACCTGGTGTCGGTAGCTGCGACGCTTGCCGCGCTTGTCTGGTTCTTCCGAAAGGACATCCCCGCCGACTACGACCTGGCGCAGCTGAAACGCCCGGAGGAGGCCATCCACGACCGCGCCACCTTCGTCACCGGCTGGTGGGTGCTGGGCATGCTGCTCGTCGGTTTCTTCTGGCTTGACGAAGCCGGCATCCCGATCAGCGCCGTGGCCGCGGTTGGCGCAGTGCTGCTGCTGGCTGTCGCTGCGCGCGGGCACCGGATCTCGACCCGCGAGGTGCTGCGCGGCGCCCCATGGCAGGTCGTCGTGTTCTCGCTAGGGATGTACTTGGTGGTCTACGGACTGCGCAATGCCGGGTTGACGGACTACCTGACCGCCCTGCTCAACCGCTGCGCCGAGCATGGCGTGTGGGGCGCAGCGCTCGGCACCGGCTTCATCACTGCCATCCTGTCGTCGATCATGAATAATATGCCGACCGTGCTAGTGGGCGCGCTGGCAATCGACGCCACCACTGCACAGGGCGTTGTGCGCGAAGCGATGGTGTATGCAAACGTGATTGGCGCTGACCTCGGGCCAAAGATCACGCCCATCGGCAGCCTCGCCACGCTGTTGTGGCTGCACGTGCTGTCGGCAAAGAATATCCAGATCTCCTGGGGCTACTACTTCCGGATCGGTATCCTGCTGACCCTGCCGATCCTTCTGGTGACCCTGAGCGCGCTCGCCCTGCGCCTGAGCTGA
- the arsC gene encoding arsenate reductase (glutaredoxin) (This arsenate reductase requires both glutathione and glutaredoxin to convert arsenate to arsenite, after which the efflux transporter formed by ArsA and ArsB can extrude the arsenite from the cell, providing resistance.) — protein MDVTIYHNPDCGTSRNTLALIRNAGIEPTVIEYLKNPPDRATLVDLIQRAGLQVRGAVREKGTPFLELGLDNPGTTDEQLIDAMLAHTILINRPFVVTPVGVRLCRPSEVVLDILPVPQRAAFSKEDGEAVVDEQGSRIK, from the coding sequence CTGGACGTCACGATCTATCACAACCCCGATTGCGGCACCTCGCGCAACACGCTGGCACTCATCCGCAATGCCGGCATCGAGCCAACCGTGATCGAATACCTGAAGAACCCGCCCGACCGCGCAACACTGGTGGACCTGATTCAGCGCGCAGGCCTGCAGGTTCGCGGCGCCGTACGCGAGAAAGGCACGCCATTCCTGGAGCTCGGCCTGGATAATCCAGGGACGACGGACGAGCAACTGATCGACGCGATGCTCGCGCATACGATTCTCATCAACAGGCCTTTTGTCGTCACGCCGGTTGGTGTCCGTCTGTGCCGTCCGTCGGAAGTCGTGCTGGACATCCTGCCTGTGCCTCAGCGTGCTGCGTTCTCGAAAGAGGACGGCGAAGCTGTCGTCGACGAACAAGGAAGCCGAATCAAATGA
- the arsH gene encoding arsenical resistance protein ArsH — protein MSKIPNLPNIKPELLDQPTLEKLAPVGDLSHPPRILMLYGSLRERSFSRFLTEEAARILEQFGAEVKIFDPMELPMVGSVPETHPKVVELRELCLWSEGQVWCSPERHGAITAVMKNQIDWIPLEMGAVRPSQGRTLAVMQVCGGSQSFNVVNTLRLLGRWMRMFTIPNQSSVPMAYKEFDDEGRMRPSAYYDRVVDVMEELFKITLLMRGRTDYLTDRYSERNERALNAINRQIEKI, from the coding sequence ATGAGCAAAATCCCGAATCTCCCCAATATCAAGCCGGAGCTGCTGGACCAGCCTACGCTCGAGAAGCTCGCCCCGGTTGGCGACCTGAGCCACCCTCCTCGCATCCTGATGCTATACGGCTCGCTGCGCGAACGCTCTTTCAGCCGCTTCCTGACCGAGGAGGCGGCGCGCATTCTGGAGCAATTCGGCGCAGAGGTGAAGATCTTCGATCCGATGGAACTACCGATGGTCGGCAGCGTACCCGAGACGCATCCGAAAGTGGTCGAGCTGCGCGAGCTGTGCCTGTGGTCTGAAGGCCAGGTCTGGTGCAGCCCCGAGCGCCATGGCGCGATCACCGCGGTGATGAAGAACCAGATCGACTGGATCCCGCTGGAGATGGGTGCGGTCCGGCCGAGCCAGGGCCGCACGCTGGCGGTGATGCAGGTCTGCGGCGGTTCGCAGTCCTTCAACGTAGTGAACACCCTGCGCCTGCTGGGGCGCTGGATGCGCATGTTCACGATCCCGAACCAGTCCTCGGTGCCGATGGCCTACAAGGAATTCGACGACGAAGGCCGCATGCGGCCGTCCGCATACTACGATCGCGTTGTCGACGTGATGGAGGAGCTCTTTAAAATCACGCTGCTGATGCGGGGCCGCACCGATTACCTGACGGACCGCTACAGCGAGCGGAACGAGCGTGCGCTCAACGCGATCAACCGCCAGATCGAAAAAATTTGA
- a CDS encoding YnfA family protein codes for MIWKTGLLFIATAIAEIVGCFLPYLWLRKNGSIWLLAPAAASLALFVWLLTLHPAASGRVYAAYGGVYVATALVWLRVVDGVKLSTMDWAGAAIALCGMAIIVSGWSRG; via the coding sequence ATGATTTGGAAGACCGGCCTGTTATTCATTGCCACAGCAATTGCAGAAATCGTCGGCTGTTTTCTGCCATATCTATGGTTACGTAAGAACGGCTCGATCTGGCTACTGGCCCCGGCTGCAGCAAGCCTAGCGCTCTTCGTATGGCTGCTTACTTTGCACCCGGCAGCCAGCGGTCGCGTATATGCGGCATATGGCGGCGTCTACGTTGCGACCGCACTGGTATGGCTACGCGTGGTCGACGGCGTGAAGCTGTCGACTATGGACTGGGCCGGCGCAGCGATCGCCTTGTGCGGCATGGCGATTATCGTCTCCGGCTGGTCAAGAGGGTGA
- the merR gene encoding Hg(II)-responsive transcriptional regulator — protein MTEKMTISRLAGAAGVNVETVRFYQRSGLIDEPARPYSGYRTYGSEDVRRIRFIKRAQLLGFTLDEIASLLKLEGSQACASTRDLAAKKLAMVEAKLSDLLAMKTALATMVSRCDSEHPGASCPIIQALIDD, from the coding sequence ATGACAGAGAAAATGACGATCAGCCGATTGGCAGGCGCCGCCGGTGTGAATGTGGAGACGGTCCGGTTCTATCAGCGAAGTGGACTGATCGATGAGCCGGCGCGGCCGTACAGCGGCTACCGCACCTATGGCAGCGAGGATGTACGCCGGATTCGATTCATCAAACGGGCACAGCTCCTTGGCTTTACGCTCGATGAAATCGCGAGCCTGCTCAAGCTGGAAGGCTCGCAGGCCTGTGCCAGTACCCGCGACCTGGCAGCAAAGAAGCTCGCTATGGTAGAAGCTAAATTAAGTGATCTACTTGCAATGAAAACAGCACTCGCAACGATGGTATCCCGCTGTGACAGTGAGCATCCCGGTGCAAGTTGCCCAATAATCCAGGCACTGATCGATGACTGA
- a CDS encoding mercuric transporter MerT family protein, with the protein MAIGTKGSLAAGVLAALGASACCAGPLIFLLLGIGGGWASSLIAFEPYSPYLTALTVVFLGAAFYNLYLRRRACAPGDACAADRVLRNQRIMLWLVASPIVLLLTFPLYAPLFY; encoded by the coding sequence ATGGCAATTGGAACGAAGGGATCGTTGGCTGCAGGAGTGTTGGCGGCACTTGGCGCCTCGGCATGTTGCGCCGGTCCGCTCATCTTCCTGCTGCTCGGCATCGGCGGCGGCTGGGCATCTAGCCTGATAGCGTTCGAGCCCTATAGCCCCTACCTCACCGCGCTGACAGTAGTTTTTTTAGGAGCTGCCTTCTACAACTTGTACCTGCGTCGGCGCGCTTGCGCACCTGGCGACGCCTGCGCCGCTGACCGTGTCCTCAGGAACCAGCGCATCATGCTCTGGCTCGTTGCCTCCCCCATAGTACTACTGCTGACCTTTCCCCTGTACGCCCCACTGTTCTATTAA
- the merP gene encoding mercury resistance system periplasmic binding protein MerP, which produces MRISTFVVSVLLSGAAFAGTSEMLTLNVQNMTCAGCPITVKKALEQVPGVSEVKIDFEHKTATVHMDTDKANVSMLTKATADAGFPSTVRK; this is translated from the coding sequence ATGCGTATTTCTACATTCGTCGTGTCCGTGTTGCTGAGCGGAGCGGCTTTCGCCGGCACCTCCGAAATGCTTACCCTTAACGTGCAAAACATGACCTGTGCCGGCTGCCCCATCACGGTCAAGAAAGCGCTTGAACAAGTTCCTGGCGTGAGCGAGGTGAAAATCGATTTCGAGCACAAGACGGCTACCGTGCACATGGATACGGACAAAGCCAACGTCTCTATGCTGACCAAAGCGACGGCTGACGCGGGATTCCCTTCGACTGTCAGGAAGTGA
- a CDS encoding GDCCVxC domain-containing (seleno)protein: MSEAILESTLTCPHCGHSKRETMPTDACQFYYECEDCAVVLRPKAGDCCVFCSYGTVKCPPIQLERPCCG; the protein is encoded by the coding sequence ATGAGCGAGGCAATTTTAGAGTCGACGCTGACCTGTCCGCACTGCGGGCACAGCAAACGAGAAACCATGCCGACTGATGCATGCCAGTTCTACTACGAGTGCGAAGACTGTGCCGTCGTTCTGCGGCCAAAGGCTGGTGACTGTTGCGTCTTTTGCTCATACGGCACGGTGAAGTGTCCGCCGATTCAACTGGAGCGCCCCTGCTGTGGCTAA
- a CDS encoding SIS domain-containing protein — protein MIDYIKGNLVEARDALDRLINNTTQLGNIEASASLLIEALEHGRRVISCGNGGSMCDAMHLAEELSGRFRDDRPAMAAVAISDPSYISCVANDYGYEQVFARFVQGNGSAGDILFAISTSGNSPSVVLAAQAARAKGMKVIGLTGRTQSQLEHHADICICTSAGQYADRVQELHIKVIHILIELVERALQPKNYESGSPRIQ, from the coding sequence ATGATCGACTACATCAAGGGCAATCTCGTCGAGGCACGCGATGCGCTGGACCGCCTCATCAATAACACTACGCAACTAGGCAATATCGAGGCCAGCGCCAGCCTTCTGATCGAAGCGTTGGAGCATGGACGCCGCGTGATTTCGTGTGGAAATGGCGGCTCGATGTGTGACGCCATGCACTTGGCGGAAGAGTTATCCGGGCGATTCCGTGATGACCGTCCTGCAATGGCGGCAGTCGCGATCAGTGATCCGAGCTATATCAGTTGCGTTGCCAACGACTACGGCTATGAGCAGGTTTTCGCCCGTTTCGTCCAGGGTAACGGTAGCGCGGGAGATATTCTTTTTGCCATCAGTACGAGCGGCAACAGCCCTTCAGTGGTCCTTGCGGCCCAGGCGGCGAGAGCCAAGGGGATGAAGGTGATTGGTTTGACTGGACGCACTCAGTCGCAATTGGAACACCATGCCGACATCTGCATATGCACCAGTGCGGGCCAATACGCCGACCGTGTACAAGAGCTCCATATTAAGGTCATCCACATTCTGATCGAGCTTGTAGAACGTGCGTTGCAACCTAAAAATTATGAGAGTGGATCGCCACGAATTCAGTAG